In Runella sp. SP2, the genomic window TCCCAATTACGACACCGCCCGCGATGTCGTGCAAGATACCCTATTGGCAGCCATGCAACACTGGAAAGTTCACGGCATTCCCGACAACCCCACGGGCTGGTTGTACGCAACGGCCAAAAACAAAGTGCTTGACCGCCTCCGTCGCGAACGCCTGCACGATGAACTCAGTGTGCATTTATCTCATCAACTTCAATCGGAACAAGCCATGCAACAGCATATCGACCAGCTTTTTTTGGAGCACGAAATCGAAGACAGTCAGCTTCGAATGATGTTTGCTTGCTGTCATCCTAGCTTACCTCCCGAAGCGCAAATCACACTTATTTTAAGAACCTTGTGCGGCCTGAGCATTCCCGAAATCGCCAAAGCCTTTTTGTCGAACGACGAAACCATCAACAAACGACTGTATCGGATCAAAGACAAAATTCGTAGTACGCCCATTGACTTGGACGTCCCGACGGGCAACGAACTTCTACCGCGTTTGGACGCTATTTTAAAGGCTATTTATCTACTTTTCAACGAAGGATATACTTCTCAATCGCCCGACCTACTCATCCGAAAAGACCTGTGCGAAGAAGCCCTGCGTTTGGGGACGTTGTTGTACCAACATCGTTACACGGCTTTACCCAAAACGGCGGCGTTGTTGTCGCTGATGTATTTTCAAGCCTCCCGCTTTGAGGCGCGCCAGGATGAAGAAGGAAATATTGTGCTGCTGGCGCACCAAAATCGCCAAAAATGGCATCCTCAGCTTATTAAACAGGGTATTTACTACCTTGATGAAGCCTCGCGCGGCGACGAAATCAGTTCGTATCACCTCGAAGCGGCCATTGCCAGCTACCACGCCCGCGCCGAGACGTTTGAAAAAACCAATTGGCAAGCCATTACGTATTTGTATCGGTTGCTGGAACAAATCAACCCCAGCAGTATGGTGCAGTTTAACAAGGCCATCGCGATTGGGTTCGCCGACGGCCCGCAGCGCGGTATTGATGCCTTATTACCACTGACAAATTTGGCCAAAAACCAGTACTACCAAGTAGCTTTGGGGGATTTTTACGCCCAACTTTCCCAAAAAGCCACCGCCAAAGCCCATTACGAAACCGCCATCCAACTCACGACCTCGAAAGCTGAATGGCAGTTGATTTGGAAAAAGATAGA contains:
- a CDS encoding RNA polymerase sigma factor yields the protein MTEVHQLAEHLFRHESGKMLAVLTRLFGFPNYDTARDVVQDTLLAAMQHWKVHGIPDNPTGWLYATAKNKVLDRLRRERLHDELSVHLSHQLQSEQAMQQHIDQLFLEHEIEDSQLRMMFACCHPSLPPEAQITLILRTLCGLSIPEIAKAFLSNDETINKRLYRIKDKIRSTPIDLDVPTGNELLPRLDAILKAIYLLFNEGYTSQSPDLLIRKDLCEEALRLGTLLYQHRYTALPKTAALLSLMYFQASRFEARQDEEGNIVLLAHQNRQKWHPQLIKQGIYYLDEASRGDEISSYHLEAAIASYHARAETFEKTNWQAITYLYRLLEQINPSSMVQFNKAIAIGFADGPQRGIDALLPLTNLAKNQYYQVALGDFYAQLSQKATAKAHYETAIQLTTSKAEWQLIWKKIEAL